The window cagctccgagagaattcgaagctccatcgaagaaaagcctccattcaggactttgttcacttatatcatctgcagcgcctacaaataggaccctctcgtcagggaaataagtacggagtggttgataatcatcatcccttggattttccgccaaatgatcagctatagcttgccccttgaccgccttttgtgaggtgaaaacaatatcgaattctgagagaattatctgccatttcgcCAAACGCCCAGTcagcatcggcttctccaaaagatacttcaaaggatcagaccgGGAAATAAGATACGTGGTATGGCTCAAAAGATAGTGTCTCAACTTCtgggctgcccaggccaatgcgcagcagcttttctcaatgaatgaataattagcctcgtactgcgtgaacttcttgcttagatagtaaatagcttgttctttccttccagagtcatcgtgctgacctagaacacaccctactgctcctTCAAACACGGATAAATATATAATCAAAGGTCGGCCCGGTTTGGGCGGCACTAAgactggtggatgcaacaaataatttttaatcttgtcaaaagcctgttggcactcctcattccaatacaacggcaCGTTCTtcctcaataatttgaacaacggctcgcatgtggcagttagttggCCAATGAACCTCCCGataaaattgatcttccctaaaaagcttttcacgtccttctgagtttttggcactggcatgtctcgaattgctttgattttcgccggatctatttctatgcccttcttgctaacaatgaatcccaacagcttacccgcaggtgctccgaaggcgcatttcgcaggatttaacttcaaattgtacttccgtAGTCTCTCGAACAATTTCTTCAGATCAACCAAGTGGTcctctgcccttttagacttgattataatgtcatccacgtagacctccatctcccggtggatcatatcatgaaatagggttgtcatggtcctctgatatgttgcccctgcattctttaaaccgaaaggcatcactcggtagcaaaatgtgccccaaggggtaatgaaagcagtcttctccctatcctcctctgccatcaaaatttggtggtagccagcaaaacaatcgcaaaaggtttcaatctcatgtccggcagtattgtctaagagaatgtgaatatttggtagagggaaatcatctttaggactggctttattaaggtctctatagtcaacacaaactcgcacctctccactcttttttggaacagggactggatttgaaagccaaattgggtaatgggaaacaatgataatgttggttttgagttgtttttcaatttgctcttttattttgaggcttatatctggtttgaattttctgagtttttgttttacgggtggaaaagaagggtctgtgggcaatctatgcactaccacatcagttgaaatgccagtcatatcgtcataggaccacgcaaatacatcctggaacatggtcaagaattcaagcatctcctttttctgcctttcattcaaatgaatacttatctgcacctccttaacttcatcctcagtgccaatgttaaccttttctgtttcttccaggttcggttttggtttttcctcatattgttcaaggtcctttgtaaaagaatcgaatacctcctcattatcactctcgctttggagttcggattcacagacctccaagtcgtgagtgatatagaaattgccattatcgtattccagaactgtgatatccaaagggtcaaatatttttatttttggccatctgaaagaattaacgaatgtgggataataagcaaataagcatacaacaaacaaatgaacaaaccATATGAATATAGACAACAcaacatgacaagaacaacttgtgcattttcataaagacctttgattgaaagcaagtgaaaatgaaaatttaacaatatttacatgcgcaaaaggaaaattgttttcattggctatttacagatgcaaaagtatttttcatgaattcatatgaatgataaacccctttcagtttaccgaaactccttccgaatAGGCAGAAATTCAGCTGTCCAATTGGAAATCGACCCTTCagggatgtcaggaaattcgGTCTCGTTCGGGAAATTGTCTTCAAATATTGCCCCAATGAACAGTTGGGACAAACTATCCTCGATTTCTTCAGTTGAATTACCCTCTGATGTGATTATTTCAGCTGGCCGGGGAAAAGTATACCGTAGCGGTGGAATATCGAAAACCCTTTGCCGGCCCTCTTTTTCTGCTCTTTTACGCTCCTTCATCTCCTTGAAATCCTTGGCGGTTGGTCTGAAACCCAAACCGAAGGTATCCCTCTTTTCTACTATCTTCACTGGCTTCAGGATCCCTTGCAGTTCACGCCCCAACCCCTTGTCGAATTTGTATCCTCCACGAATCATTTCTCTGGCCATCATTACACTGGCCTTTGAGAGAGTTTGTTCCTCCGTGGTtatccaacttacggagacTATATCGGATGTGCTGTGAGGGGACATGGTAACACTTTGACTACCCTCCTTTTTAACTCCAGAATCGGTGATCACCAGGCAGTCCTCTTCAGCAAAGATAGTGATTAGTTTGTCATTTACCACGAACTTGAGTAATTGATGCAACGAAGACGGCACGGCCCCagacttgtgaatccatggccttccaagtaaaatattataaatgctcgggaagttcatgacttggcaagttatttgaaattgggcGGGCCCCATCTCGATTACTAAATCTGCCTCTCCTATTGACTCCCTCTGCGCTCCATCAAACCCTCTAACGatagtccctgaaggcctcagcttgatGTCTTGCAACCCTAGTTTCTCtaaggtactccaaggacagatattcaGTGCGGATCCATTATCGATTAACACCTTAGGCAGCATTTTTCCATTGCACCTCACTGTTATGTACAACGCCCTATTATGTCCGATGCCCTCCGTCGGCAATTCATCGTCAGAAAAAACAATTTGTTTGTTGAATAATACGCTCCCAAccacgtttgaaaaattatcaacagaAATGTCCCTCGGAATTTGAGCTTTAGTTAATACGTCGATCAATACATCCCTATGCACGTCTGAAGAGAAAAGTAAATCCAACATGGTTATTTGGGCAGGTGACTTGCTTAGCTTTTCGATTATGTTGTATTCACTTCTCTGGAGTCGTTTAAGGAAATCCACggcttctttctcggtgatGGTTGGCTTAATGGGCGGCTCGGAATTCTTTGCTTGAATCGGAATAGTAGTTTCAAATGGACTTACAGTCCTCCCCGATCTGGTAATCACTGACACCTCTTTCTTTGTAGCTGAATTTTCCCCGATCTGTATAATAGGTTCATCGTAATTCCACGGCACTTGTTGCAAGCTCAAAACAGGCTCTTGCCTCGGGAATTCAATGAATACCGGCTTCAAAGCTTCACTCTCTGCTGGCGTGAGATCCAAGACAAAAGGCTGGTTATCTTCTTCGAATGGCAACTCTATGATGAATggttggtctgtgaccccaaaTACCTCAGCTTCTCTTGCCAAATCTTTGAATTGTTCCATATACTCCGTGTCATCCATAATGACCCCAATGGTATTAACATGGTCCGGCAAAGGGTTCCTATTTACGTTCGGCCCTTGCGCCTCCCTTTTCCGGATTACAATCTCCCCGGCTTCAACCATatcttggattttatgtttaagcgCCTTGCAATCAAAGGTGGTATGTCCGGGGGccccagaatgataagcacagacagctTGTGGATTATACCACGCGGGCATGCCATATGGGTAGGTAGGAGGGGGCACCGTACCAATTTTCCCAGCAGCctttaattgttcatacaattgatccagaggcctgcctaggttggtaAATATACGGCCAGGgggtcggttgtaaggttcagaAGGTTGAGGGTGGttgtaaacaggtctatttggagGCGGGaatcttgggttatatggagggcgtggtcggttttggggtggatttggttgagaaatttgaaaaggggctgaaggtgggtttggatagcttgggcgaggtcgtGGGTGAtggatgttggtagtatatacagggtGCGGATTTGAGTAGTAAGGGTAATGGGGTTGGTAGATTGGGttgtgttggtatcggggtctaggtgaagggttttggttccaaataaaGGTTGcgtccccctctttctttttgaacggcGGCTTCTTCACATTACTTCCTTGCCCTTgttgtaaagcatccaactgagaTTTAAGGGCGGAGACATTGACAATCTTCCCGGCTCTCACAAAGTCGTCaaactcttccaatttattcacaattgcagcaaaagaacaaccagtcatacggaaaatttcttcgaaatatggaggatcatgcgcctttatgaacgtgcgaataatttcatcctcagtcatcggtggctccaccttcgcagctatctttctccatctcttggcatatgtcttatgatcttcagatggtcgcCTTTTCGTTCCTTCCAGAGTAGTCCTGGTTGGCGCTAGCTCacagttatactcatattgtCTAATGAAGGCATTAGACAGATCGAGCCAGGTCTTCACTTCCTCCGGTTTTAGGTTGGAATACCAGTCAAGCGCATCCCCTTCTAAGCTTTCTGGAAATAATCTCAACGGCAAATTCTCGTCATCCACTGTCttgcccaacttgttagcaaacaagcGCAGGTGCGTTTTAGGGTTGCTTgttccatcatatttgttgaatttaggggtCTTGAACCCCACCGGCAATTGCACGTTCGGAAACAGACACAAATCATCATAATCCAACAccccttgtttgcttaaaccttggcttttccggatgaattcatcaaaacgatccaagcgtttaagcagcttcatatcaatctgggcagacgactctcccatttctggcttaTTTTGAAAAGTGTGCTCCGGCACCACGGGCTCCGCGGTAGCCTGGTAAAAAGTTTGTGGATTCGGGTGCATGTTTGGGTCGATTTGAGGCTGAAACCCTTGACCATAAGGAGGGTAGAAAGGAAGATTTTGAGTAAAAGCATATTGCGGGTTAAAAGTTCCCTCAAACGTGGTTTGAAatggaggaataacaaatggttcggattgtggttgtgtagcgggtacaggctcaggttgcactccgctactaacaagctcgtcaatcaacttcttctgagcggccatttctgatgccatttccccaaatttcgtgagtaactctgtcaactgaaccccaggacttgcgGCTTCCGGCTGGGCAGTTGCAGCGGCCTtatcggatgattctggttgagtactcatgtctacacgattcctttgggccttacttcgggatcgcgtaataatggggcttttccgaaaagctattttgaaatttaccGGAGAATGCAAAAAACTgctttagataaaccaatcgttactgaatttctgcaatttattcaaaagaaaaaaaaagaaaaaagaaaaagacatgagttagtaactatttgaacaattcggatgcatgtcctatttggggggccctttttgtgccaagggtaggcctagcatgatgcaacacctttgaaatgggacccgtaatacaaacctgtttttgacaaTAATCCAAaatgagagcaaaagaaaaatcattttcattgataaacctgccaatatttacatcatgTCACGAAGACGATTCCGTACAAGATTGCCAAAACTTCTGAACCTATCTAATACAGAGTCCTTTGTTTCCCTAGCATATGGAATTCTAACACATTCAGTTTGGTCATATAATTCTGCACATTTCCGTTTCAGCTCTTGACGCCTTCCTCGttcattttcatacaattgcttgCTTTGCTCGGCCATCCCTTTGTATGCTTCGACAGACTTACTTAACTGCAGAATTTCCTTATCCTTTGCTTCGATAATggctttcaactttttcaccTCCTCAGATGGCTCATCTCGAATTTCTTGCGCAACGGATCCTCCTACCCAGTCTTCGTATTATGAAGTCGTCAAACCCTTCTGCTTGAGCTCCGGGATGTATCTAAAACTCACATCATCAGATAGCGTCACCCAGGCGTCAATAATCCGATCTTTCATAGGGATTTGATTTGGACACATTCCCCAGTTAAAAATAATGGTGACTTCGCTCATGTCAAACACGGGTGGTGTTTCTTGAGTACGCCCTAATTGTCTGAGAAACCTTTTTGGGACGTACGCGGTAATCCCTTGAGTACCTAGTAGGAGAATGCATTCGGATGCCTGAGTGCGAAGAACAGGTTTAGTACAATCGGTCCAATCCAACACCCATCTAATATTTTGATCGGTCACGTTCTTCAAGAAATCCACAAACTCAGCTGCATTACGCGGCAAACTGTCTCTGTTAATCCTCTTGTGATGCGTGGTTATCCAGTTGTATGCGAACATTGGTAGACTCGATGAAATAGCCGGTCGCCTCATGAAATGCTCCATTCCCCATATATGTAAGATCAAATTTGAACCACAAAAgaactttttccctttctgaCAGGTAGTGCAGGCTATGAAGATGTCGGCCAAAATGGTAGGAATAATGGAACACGGCCTATCATTAATTCCGAGAAACAAGTCATACAGGATTCTAGTGAGCTTCaaggctatctttttgtctttcctaGGAAAAAAGTAGGTTCCCGTCACGACTAAACCGTATACCCAGACTCTCTTTCGATCCCACGCTTCCTTGGAAGTAAACGAGAAGTCCCCTCGATGCCTCTCAAAACCATCTCTTAGCGCAAATCGATCAAATAAGAACTtcgcctctatattttggtctaCCCCTTGTAGTACTGATTCCTTTAACCCAGTGAAACGGCAAAATTCAGCTTTGTTAGATACTAGCGGCAATACCACGGCAGTTCCTTGAATCGGCAAATTGAGAAATCCGGCGACTTCCTCAATCGTTATGGTCATCTCCCTTTTCCCAAGTCTAAAAGCAGAACAAGTGGGGTCCCATAGATGCACCAAAGCTTCTACCAAATATCCATCGGACTTAATGTCCTTGAAATCCCCGATGTGTCCTAATCGATCGGCTATTTGGTTAACCTCATTGGGTGAGAGTAATGTGGGCCATCTTTGTACCTCCGGCGGCACTACTAACATCTGTTGTACTCGGCGAGGGCTTTCCATCTATAAACCAAAAGCGGAGTCAAATACCTTACCTACAGGTCCCATTTCTCTGgttaacagaaatttaaacgtgcaaatcccaaaaattgggttaaatacccatgggaaTTAGGTTGGCTTGTCCCTGATGTGGGattccctaagtggcattccctttctaaggcttatgcatgatgccatttttatcaaagcagggaaaaatgcaatttgaaatgagacatgacctaaggagccctttgtttgccagggtaagcctaaaaaatggtatggcattaatttatgaacaagatatatcacaattttcacatgtgcaatagcctatctacaagggtaggtttctaaaaaaaaggtcatgccagacctcttatttgctagggtttgtgaatgcaattgggacacaaaatcaagaaaagttagcTCAGTccgataaatacacataacacattgtagcaacaaaatcaacacaaggaaataaagcaataaaaagaagaaaggggttggacccctcccctcgtgaatagtgtccctaatagggtatggctgactctaccctaggcaagctaaaatggatgcatgaggttagggtttactaatgcatctagactcgataagctcaggtccccgagccttcagacttggaaaccaagggtcattactcccaaggttccttgtcggtggctcgagcgattccctagacgttgctacgcacacgtcgtgttacggctacccgtctgggcgaatctaaaaaaacctcaaccttcgactaaaaaactaataggtcatcaacctaaagtttaaagcggaagatcgagtgaccgactcggatcatgctacgcacacgtcgtgatacgatcacatgtccaagtggtcGCCTAAACTCCtaacagggtggagtggcgtgacaagccactaaaagaaaataaaagggataaaagaagtaaagcgtatgctcgtatgctagtgctcgtttggaggggaggggtcaagaaccaacgcgaggctctagggtgacccatacctcccaaaatgcaatgcaagcgcgagataacaagtaaacattcattcaaacatacattcgtgagtcgagggattggtttgattacgtatataagacaaaaggtcctaaaaatgcaaaatgcaaccctaatatccacatgccatgcatagaaagggtagaaagaggaaacgaatggttaagtcaaaatgcttggacccacttaggaagtccccagtggagtcgccaactgtcgcgccccatttttttgataaataaaaataaatggtttgagaaagatgtttttgattgaattttgattggaaaatgatttttgtgagttgaaaaagatatgggtctaatatgggacttgaaaaagcgacgatttgacccaaaaaatagtttttaaaagggtttttgaatgagaaattggagtcgccacttggtaatgattaaggtgtaccaagtcacctaaaaaataaatttttaaagacaaagtagtaaaacccttttaaaaacgactcctagtctacgtaagccaaagaaaaggttcgggagtcacgtttgacaaaggggaaggcaaggatagaatccaaggcacccctttgacctagccaaggctagttgcgcgacttaaccttacctttcctaattttctacccaaggtatgtattgcatgttggattatgcctatatgaatgcaaaaacgaaaaaaatgcaatcctaaattctacgatgtctctcgtgaggtttttggttccaaaccacatgaattgtggcggccaataaagggaaacctcatagaggtcgattgatgcaaatggtgactcaagtgcaagtgtgccagTGTATAAAAAgtttcatgtatgaaatggtgtaaaaacaaagtgtttgtgtgcgcatgtgtaaagaaagttcacgtgtgaatttggaaaaaatcaaagtattagtgtgtgcaaatgaatgaagataggattataaatatatatgtgaaatttgaatTCTACTTGTGGAGTAAGATGAGTAAAacatagtgaaaaatatggattgagaaatgtgggaaaaaaaggtgattaaaagagcatggaagtgagaaaaaatgaaagtatgtccctaagggaatgcaacaaATTGGGTATGGGGATGACGCCTAATTTTCGACTTTtattttccctcggattagaaggtaaaactagcgtgctaaggctatcgagtagccacactcgctcgtttcccttatcaagaggggattttcacgcaaatgaaccctaactagcatgagatgcaagtcctaaagtgaaggggaaggggtttgaggaacataccaaatgataaactaaggaaaaatgcgtgatatgtggtgatcatgcacttaatgaaaaagggaaaaaagaacctattgggtctagcattggactagcccattctatgaattcctactagcgttggactagtggaaacgataaaagaagccacaactagcgttggactagtgtggtgacgtacattcattcattccattcatccacactataaaaagcgagtagacatgcgaatcacttataaacacgtagcacataacacttagcatgcttgactagatgcaagggcctaataaagcgattaaacacttaacacgtaggcatgcaaccattacatttgctaactaaaacaaaggggaaaggggaaatggaccaaattacttgctacgccctatctattacaagccaagaggtgtacacataccccattaaaagaataacttaatgaaaacaaaaggtaaatgacataagtaaaaggaattaaagaaaagctaaaaaagcaaagtagacatgcaattcacttagcacattggatcacataggagagataaacaaagataaaagaaattataccttcccctaatggtaagcaaatgaaggaaaatggcttcaaaacaataaaggggtcaaggcatcaatttaaaagtaaagtatcagcaaaaacatcaaaacccacctaattgcaacttgaatgagctcaaaaaatgcttaaagaccaagaaaacggaataacccgttcaatttccaaatatagcatctactaaagacccaaaacaagcattactcaaacattcaagtccaaataaatcgtttaagcacttcaaagattccaaaaataaagaaaaagtcaaacaatgattgaagttgcaatgattttaggacttaattacaagatactaaaacatgcttgggctattgtggcacaaagagaaacttagagggatcaaattgattaaatgttccaattacttgggccttaGTAGAACAAAAGGGACTTGGGGGGGTTCAGAGGCAATTTTGAAACAActtgcatgcatgcatacgaagAGGATTTCTGCATTTCTGAAGGCATTCGGCAGCTAGCTTCTCTGTAAATACATCCGCAAATCCTACCATTGTATGTAAGCTTTTGGTaaacaaaaattcatacaaaaaCTTCAAGTCACCTCCAATTAGGAACATctaatacttcaaataacaaataaaaaaaaaaaaactgaacccATTGCCTGTACATGAAAAACTCTCAGCAACCGAAAATGAACCTGCTGCAATTTTTACAGCTTACTACTCACATGGCTGGAATGCCGAGAACAtcgcacaaaattcaccattcaTAAATCAAACTCACACACATCTTCAAACATAAATTTTAACACAGCTTAAACATGACTGCCTATCCCCTAATCACCCCAACCAGGAGGAATCAATCCAAGAAACgagaaaacacaaaagaaatgcaGCATGGTCCAAACTTTGCTTTCCTATTGCTGGTTTCTGGGTTTTA is drawn from Coffea arabica cultivar ET-39 chromosome 1c, Coffea Arabica ET-39 HiFi, whole genome shotgun sequence and contains these coding sequences:
- the LOC140004856 gene encoding uncharacterized protein, whose protein sequence is MPAWYNPQAVCAYHSGAPGHTTFDCKALKHKIQDMVEAGEIVIRKREAQGPNVNRNPLPDHVNTIGVIMDDTEYMEQFKDLAREAEVFGVTDQPFIIELPFEEDNQPFVLDLTPAESEALKPVFIEFPRQEPVLSLQQVPWNYDEPIIQIGENSATKKEVSVITRSGRTVSPFETTIPIQAKNSEPPIKPTITEKEAVDFLKRLQRSEYNIIEKLSKSPAQITMLDLLFSSDVHRDVLIDVLTKAQIPRDISVDNFSNVVGSVLFNKQIVFSDDELPTEGIGHNRALYITVRCNGKMLPKVLIDNGSALNICPWSTLEKLGLQDIKLRPSGTIVRGFDGAQRESIGEADLSGAVPSSLHQLLKFVVNDKLITIFAEEDCLVITDSGVKKEGSQSVTMSPHSTSDIVSVSWITTEEQTLSKASVMMAREMIRGGYKFDKGLGRELQGILKPVKIVEKRDTFGLGFRPTAKDFKEMKERKRAEKEGRQRVFDIPPLRYTFPRPAEIITSEGNSTEEIEDSLSQLFIGAIFEDNFPNETEFPDIPEGSISNWTAEFLPIRKEFR